In Janthinobacterium sp. 67, a genomic segment contains:
- a CDS encoding FecR family protein, whose product MTEQAEDDMGVIQKEAQAWVVRLASGQVSERDAQVFRHWCARSRRHATAFAEARAVWDAMAPAARAVKRAQAPVNVARRAWLGVAVAASLGLLVLRPPTDLWPAVAGLAADYATGTGEQREVALDGGVLVQMNTQTRLDAAPVQDGAASLVLLAGEAEFQAGLRGAASVRVQAGDGTVSAGNARFNIRLFGQEVCVTCLAGRLRVAQAGNDAELAAGQQLRYRPEHFGIARAVAKSDVSAWRQRLLVFKQSTLAEVVDEVNRYRPGKLILNGDALKHARVQASFSLDRLDDVIALIQDAYGARVTRLPGGIVLFG is encoded by the coding sequence ATGACTGAACAAGCGGAAGACGATATGGGTGTCATCCAGAAGGAAGCGCAGGCGTGGGTCGTGCGTCTGGCCTCGGGCCAGGTCAGCGAGCGCGACGCGCAAGTGTTTCGCCACTGGTGCGCGCGCAGCCGCAGGCATGCGACGGCCTTTGCCGAAGCGCGCGCCGTGTGGGACGCCATGGCGCCGGCCGCGCGCGCCGTCAAGCGGGCGCAGGCGCCTGTCAACGTGGCGCGGCGCGCCTGGCTTGGTGTCGCCGTCGCCGCCTCGCTGGGCTTGCTGGTGCTGCGCCCGCCGACGGACCTGTGGCCGGCTGTGGCCGGGCTTGCCGCCGACTACGCCACGGGCACGGGCGAGCAGCGCGAAGTGGCGCTCGATGGCGGCGTGCTGGTGCAGATGAATACGCAGACGCGGCTCGACGCGGCGCCCGTGCAGGACGGCGCCGCGTCGCTGGTGCTGCTGGCCGGCGAAGCGGAATTCCAGGCTGGCTTGCGCGGCGCGGCAAGCGTGCGCGTGCAGGCGGGCGACGGCACGGTGTCGGCCGGCAACGCGCGTTTCAATATCCGCCTGTTTGGCCAGGAAGTGTGCGTGACGTGCCTGGCGGGCCGCTTGCGCGTGGCGCAGGCCGGCAACGATGCGGAACTGGCGGCCGGCCAGCAGCTGCGCTACCGGCCCGAGCATTTCGGCATCGCCCGCGCGGTGGCGAAAAGCGACGTCAGCGCGTGGCGCCAGCGCCTGCTGGTCTTCAAGCAAAGCACTTTGGCCGAGGTGGTGGATGAAGTGAACCGCTACCGCCCCGGCAAGCTGATCCTCAATGGCGACGCCTTGAAACACGCGCGCGTGCAAGCGAGCTTTTCGCTCGACCGCCTCGATGACGTGATCGCCCTGATCCAGGACGCGTATGGCGCGCGCGTGACGCGTTTGCCGGGCGGCATCGTGCTGTTCGGCTGA
- a CDS encoding RNA polymerase sigma factor: MSELLKTTLRKLFLERYGQFRRHLQRRLGSEDLANDALHETYLRVEKMTAPEAISYPSAYLMRIAINIAEDQRRDNARLLSLPDIDDLYEMADELADPARTFSARAELEELERALQELPKRRRAIVIAARVDQLPHRDIAERFGISARTVEKELRAGLEHCCERMGRDFIQRFGPGAGKTSKHHD, encoded by the coding sequence ATGTCGGAATTGCTCAAAACCACCCTGCGCAAGCTGTTCCTGGAACGCTACGGACAGTTTCGCCGCCACCTGCAGCGCCGCCTGGGCTCGGAAGACCTGGCCAATGACGCGCTGCATGAAACCTATTTAAGAGTGGAAAAGATGACGGCGCCCGAGGCGATCAGCTACCCGTCCGCCTACCTGATGCGCATCGCCATCAACATTGCGGAAGATCAACGCCGCGACAATGCGCGTCTGCTCAGCCTGCCCGATATCGACGACCTGTACGAGATGGCCGATGAGCTGGCCGACCCGGCCCGCACCTTCAGCGCGCGCGCCGAACTCGAGGAACTGGAACGGGCTTTGCAGGAGTTGCCGAAACGCCGGCGCGCCATCGTCATCGCCGCCCGCGTCGACCAGTTGCCGCACCGCGACATCGCCGAGCGCTTCGGCATTTCCGCCCGCACCGTGGAGAAGGAATTGCGCGCGGGACTCGAACATTGCTGCGAACGCATGGGACGCGATTTCATCCAGCGCTTCGGTCCCGGCGCGGGAAAAACGTCTAAACATCATGACTGA
- a CDS encoding secretin and TonB N-terminal domain-containing protein: MTLMTFVRPAASADGADASAHAGMHFDLPAQPLDAALVAFGEVTGYSVLVSSQLAAGRVAAPVRGDYTPAEALQRLLVGTQLGARFSGSNAFTLLALADAPVAPPVPAEAAPASAPLQGYAAVLQRSLTRALCRLHPDAFGRYRLAFQLWLDERGKVRDVHVLVPSGVEQRDRAVLQRLRSLLMDGAPPAGLPQPLTILLTPRPDPGADCAPYLVAGAP, translated from the coding sequence ATGACCTTGATGACATTCGTGCGGCCGGCCGCCAGTGCGGACGGCGCTGACGCCAGCGCGCACGCGGGCATGCATTTCGACTTGCCCGCCCAGCCGCTCGATGCGGCCCTGGTGGCGTTTGGCGAAGTGACCGGGTATTCCGTGCTCGTCAGCAGCCAGCTGGCGGCCGGCAGAGTGGCTGCGCCCGTGCGCGGCGACTACACGCCGGCCGAAGCGTTGCAGCGTTTGCTGGTCGGAACCCAGCTGGGCGCCCGTTTCAGCGGCAGCAATGCGTTTACCTTGCTGGCGCTGGCCGATGCACCTGTGGCGCCGCCCGTGCCGGCCGAAGCCGCTCCCGCCAGCGCACCATTGCAAGGCTATGCGGCGGTCCTGCAGCGCTCGCTCACGCGCGCCCTGTGCCGCTTGCATCCGGACGCTTTCGGCCGCTACCGCCTGGCCTTCCAGTTGTGGCTTGACGAACGGGGCAAGGTGCGCGACGTGCACGTGCTCGTGCCGAGCGGCGTGGAACAGCGCGACCGCGCCGTGCTGCAGCGCCTGCGCAGCCTGCTGATGGATGGCGCGCCGCCGGCCGGCTTGCCGCAGCCGCTGACGATTTTACTGACGCCGCGGCCCGACCCAGGCGCCGATTGCGCGCCCTACCTCGTGGCCGGGGCGCCCTGA